A genomic segment from Nicotiana tabacum cultivar K326 chromosome 7, ASM71507v2, whole genome shotgun sequence encodes:
- the LOC142162000 gene encoding uncharacterized protein LOC142162000 yields the protein MLAWIMNTVSPNLLSTVIYTSDAYTIGEDFRKRFDKVNTFRGAYLHKEIAILTKGASSVFVYFSRLRELWDKYETLTPPPICRSPESKKHVEHYQLQKVLMSSPLPNLNQAYDVIINVESQRINGKDVYGSNDTNEVVGMMSNRNYNNNGGFNNNIGFTNTGYTGGNKSKNLFNKSTIYCKCKGHTKDNCFKLHGYPSDFKNRYRGGTFNV from the exons ATGCTAGCATGGATCATGAATACAGTATCTCCAAATCTGCTTAGTACTGTAATCTATACATCAGATGCCTACACTATTGGGGAAGATTTTAGGAAAAGATTTGACAAAGTGAATACTTTTAGGGGAGCCTACCTGCATAAGGAAATAGCCATACTAACAAAAGGAGCATCTTCTGTATTTGTATACTTCTCTCGACTAAGAGAACTTTGGGATAAGTATGAAACACTAACTCCTCCCCCTATATGTCGCAGTCCTGAGTCAAAAAAGCATGTTGAGCACTATCAACTTCAAAAG GTGTTAATGAGTAGTCCACTACCTAATCTCAATCAAGCTTATGATGTGATCATCAATGTTGAAAGTCAGAGGATCAATGGAAAGGATGTGTATGGATCAAATGATACTAATGAGGTTGTTGGAATGATGAGTAATAGAAATTACAACAACAATGGAGGATTTAACAACAATATAGGCTTTACAAATACTGGATATACTGGAGGCAATAAGTCTAAGAACTTATTCAATAAGTCAACAATTTACTGCAAGTGCAAAGGACATACCAAGGATAATTGCTTCAAGTTGCATGGCTACCCTAGTGATTTTAAAAATAGGTATAGAGGAGGAACCTTCAATGTTTAA